Proteins co-encoded in one Azospirillum humicireducens genomic window:
- a CDS encoding GntR family transcriptional regulator translates to MSGFDLTLLEHDNLGSTIYQTLCGALMKGAFKPNDRLRIRDLAERLGTSVTPVRDAILRLVQDQALVLRSPRDIRVPMLTRAAYLEIRDIRVSLEGMAAARAAGKATPAQIAALESLLARNEEAMAAGNTALATELNQIFHFTLAEIADMPMLGDILRRLWLQMGPLIADVYGGAGRTMIDHHYPLMDAIRRHDGPAAAIAIQADILLASGPILERIDAEIPAPAPAPAALVS, encoded by the coding sequence ATGAGCGGGTTCGACCTCACCCTTCTCGAACATGACAATCTCGGAAGCACGATCTATCAGACGCTGTGCGGGGCGCTGATGAAGGGGGCGTTCAAGCCGAACGACCGCCTCCGCATCCGCGATCTGGCCGAACGGCTGGGGACCAGCGTCACCCCGGTGCGCGACGCCATCCTGCGGCTGGTGCAGGATCAGGCCCTGGTGCTGCGCTCGCCGCGCGACATCCGCGTGCCGATGCTGACCCGCGCCGCCTATCTGGAGATCCGCGACATCCGCGTCAGCCTGGAGGGCATGGCCGCCGCGCGCGCCGCCGGAAAGGCCACGCCCGCCCAGATCGCCGCGCTGGAAAGCCTGCTGGCGCGCAACGAGGAGGCGATGGCCGCCGGCAACACCGCGTTGGCCACCGAACTCAACCAGATCTTCCACTTCACGCTGGCGGAGATCGCGGACATGCCGATGCTCGGCGACATCCTGCGGCGGCTGTGGCTGCAGATGGGGCCGCTGATCGCCGACGTCTATGGCGGGGCCGGGCGCACGATGATCGACCATCATTACCCGTTGATGGATGCCATCCGCCGCCATGACGGCCCGGCCGCCGCCATCGCCATCCAGGCTGACATCCTGCTGGCCAGCGGCCCGATCCTGGAGCGGATCGACGCCGAGATCCCGGCTCCGGCCCCAGCGCCCGCCGCCCTCGTCTCCTGA
- a CDS encoding phosphotransferase — protein MTSGDVLTTVAPPISLEQAAAMMQRCFGVSGTLRTLSSERDRNFHIAAAGGRGYVLKFTNPAEPQPVTSFQTGAMQHVAARDPSLPVPRVVPTLDGEAQAIVRVDGQAMVLRLLTYLEGTPLHAAPASPGQMRALGTVLARLDLALADYAHPGSERDLLWDITRTASVADRLHYLPDGPRRRMVERFVARFADTVAPRLPALRHQVIHNDLNPHNAVVDPVGHETVTGIIDFGDALKAPLVNDLATALAYHVTSGETPFGSLVEMAGAYCAVLPLTAEEVDLLPDLVAARLALTIAITGWRAAEYPDNAAYILRNSERAFAGLEKLTGDEGAIAHRLLLLACQRV, from the coding sequence ATGACATCCGGTGATGTTCTGACCACCGTCGCGCCGCCGATCTCCCTGGAGCAGGCCGCCGCCATGATGCAGCGGTGTTTCGGGGTGAGCGGCACCCTGCGGACCCTGAGCAGCGAGCGCGACCGCAACTTCCACATCGCCGCCGCCGGAGGGCGGGGCTATGTGCTGAAGTTCACCAACCCGGCGGAACCGCAGCCTGTCACCAGCTTCCAGACCGGAGCGATGCAGCATGTCGCCGCGCGCGACCCGTCCCTGCCGGTGCCGCGGGTGGTGCCGACCCTGGATGGGGAGGCGCAGGCGATCGTCCGGGTTGACGGGCAGGCCATGGTGCTGCGGCTGCTGACCTATCTGGAGGGCACGCCGCTCCACGCCGCGCCGGCCTCACCGGGGCAGATGCGGGCGCTGGGCACGGTGCTGGCGCGGCTGGATCTGGCGCTGGCCGACTACGCGCATCCCGGCTCGGAGCGCGACCTGCTGTGGGACATCACGCGCACCGCCAGCGTCGCCGACCGGCTGCATTATCTGCCCGACGGCCCGCGCCGCCGGATGGTGGAGCGTTTCGTCGCCCGCTTCGCCGATACGGTGGCGCCGCGGCTGCCCGCCCTGCGGCATCAGGTGATCCACAACGACCTCAACCCGCACAACGCCGTGGTCGATCCGGTCGGGCACGAGACGGTCACCGGCATCATCGATTTCGGCGACGCGCTGAAGGCGCCGCTGGTCAACGATCTGGCGACGGCGCTCGCCTATCACGTCACCAGCGGCGAGACGCCCTTCGGCTCGCTGGTCGAGATGGCCGGCGCCTATTGCGCAGTGCTGCCGCTGACGGCGGAGGAGGTGGACCTGCTGCCCGATCTGGTGGCGGCCCGGCTGGCCCTGACCATCGCCATCACCGGCTGGCGGGCGGCCGAATATCCGGACAACGCCGCCTACATCCTGCGGAATTCCGAACGCGCCTTCGCCGGGCTGGAAAAGCTGACCGGCGACGAGGGCGCCATCGCGCACCGCCTGCTCCTTCTCGCCTGCCAGAGAGTGTGA
- a CDS encoding mechanosensitive ion channel family protein, whose product MPTATLFARAFPWRFRWPVRLRAAALLLLLAMAPAAAASAQEPSPPAPAIQAPAAVAAPSSPAPSAAAGGGDGMMMTILSEGQDRMAGFRGKLARRLRSTPEIPSAILTTLTARSPTGAPTFFLRIVGLAIGAMAAGHAAQHLVYGRLVARRLLPRGDEPGPGGSALADRFPRLIAHALLTLGGMILATLIGIALITALLPDPAPITEKTVIIAGTGYLLVWAIALFWRLVLFANAATDDGLAPAARRLRRDMTASGAVGVALIGCIVWLEALGMAYDPHAVLFALFGLLTVLATVFALYVNRRTVERVFLSGRPAATVAPLERMALRLWLPAIIAYFAYAWATLVNRLIHGWPTELPLLLGAYVVAAAILGVYAAVTYATEWLVHQRRTLWRPLEESQDEGGDGPRDGDGEVRDAPRPATLDSYEALARRVAGILAAAAGVAATMSVWNVPRMHGDAAGRLISIMTICLIGYVAYHAVRIGIDRRIAEEGPVPGTVPGDEGSGHGSASRLATLLPLVRNVILLAIVGTVMISVLMDLGVNIAPLFAGAGIVGIAIGFGAQTLIRDIFSGAFFLIDDAFRKGEYIEIGSIRGTVEKISVRSMQLRHHRGPLHTVPFGEIHQLTNYSRDWVIMKLPLRITYDTDVEKVRKHIKQLGQMLLDDPELGPKFLQPLKSQGVIQMEDSAMILRVKFMTRPGDQWEIRKRVFQELHALFRREGIRFAHREVTVRFAGEATATGQAGGPMGGMTGEEARNLAAGAVLHTLGEGALDADAADGRR is encoded by the coding sequence ATGCCGACCGCCACGCTCTTCGCCCGCGCCTTCCCCTGGCGCTTCCGGTGGCCGGTCCGGCTCCGGGCCGCCGCGCTGCTCCTGCTGCTGGCGATGGCGCCGGCCGCCGCGGCATCCGCTCAAGAACCTTCGCCGCCCGCACCGGCCATCCAGGCGCCGGCCGCCGTTGCGGCTCCCTCTTCTCCCGCGCCCTCCGCTGCCGCGGGCGGGGGCGATGGCATGATGATGACGATCCTCAGCGAGGGACAGGACCGCATGGCCGGGTTCCGCGGCAAGCTCGCCAGGCGGCTGCGTTCCACACCTGAGATCCCGTCGGCCATCCTGACCACCTTGACGGCACGGAGTCCGACCGGCGCGCCGACCTTTTTCCTGCGGATCGTCGGCCTGGCCATCGGTGCGATGGCCGCAGGTCACGCGGCACAGCATCTGGTCTATGGGCGGCTGGTTGCCCGGCGCCTGCTGCCGCGCGGGGACGAACCGGGACCGGGCGGTTCGGCGCTGGCCGACCGCTTCCCCCGTCTGATCGCCCATGCGCTGCTGACGCTGGGCGGCATGATCCTCGCGACCCTGATCGGAATTGCGCTGATCACCGCGCTGTTGCCGGATCCGGCGCCGATCACCGAGAAGACCGTCATCATTGCCGGAACCGGCTATCTGCTGGTCTGGGCCATCGCCCTGTTCTGGCGGCTGGTGCTGTTCGCCAATGCCGCGACGGACGATGGACTGGCACCGGCCGCCCGACGTCTGCGGCGCGACATGACCGCGAGCGGCGCCGTCGGCGTCGCCCTGATCGGCTGCATCGTCTGGCTGGAGGCGCTGGGGATGGCGTACGATCCGCATGCGGTGCTGTTCGCGCTGTTCGGTCTGCTGACCGTGCTGGCGACGGTCTTCGCGCTGTATGTCAACCGCCGGACGGTGGAGCGCGTCTTCCTGTCCGGACGCCCGGCCGCGACGGTCGCCCCGCTCGAGCGGATGGCCCTGCGCCTGTGGCTTCCGGCGATCATCGCCTATTTCGCCTATGCCTGGGCGACGCTGGTCAACCGCCTCATCCACGGCTGGCCGACCGAGCTGCCGCTGCTGCTCGGCGCCTATGTGGTGGCCGCGGCGATCCTCGGCGTCTACGCCGCCGTCACCTACGCGACCGAATGGCTGGTCCACCAGCGGCGGACCTTGTGGCGGCCGCTGGAGGAAAGCCAGGACGAAGGGGGGGACGGTCCGCGGGACGGCGACGGCGAAGTCCGGGATGCCCCACGACCCGCAACCCTCGACAGCTACGAGGCTCTGGCCCGGCGTGTGGCGGGCATCCTCGCCGCTGCCGCCGGGGTGGCGGCGACCATGTCGGTGTGGAACGTCCCGCGCATGCATGGCGATGCCGCCGGCCGGCTCATCAGCATCATGACGATCTGCCTGATCGGCTACGTCGCCTACCATGCCGTCCGCATCGGGATCGACCGCCGGATCGCCGAGGAGGGGCCGGTGCCGGGCACCGTCCCCGGCGACGAGGGAAGCGGCCACGGCTCGGCCAGCCGGCTGGCGACCCTGCTGCCGCTGGTGCGCAACGTCATCCTGCTGGCGATCGTCGGCACGGTCATGATCAGCGTGCTGATGGATCTCGGGGTCAACATCGCCCCGCTGTTCGCCGGGGCCGGCATCGTCGGCATCGCCATCGGCTTCGGCGCGCAGACGCTGATCCGCGACATCTTCTCCGGCGCCTTCTTCCTGATCGACGACGCCTTCCGCAAAGGCGAATACATCGAGATCGGATCCATCCGCGGCACGGTGGAGAAGATCTCCGTACGGTCGATGCAGCTGCGCCACCATCGCGGTCCGCTGCACACCGTCCCCTTCGGCGAGATCCACCAGCTGACCAACTACTCGCGCGACTGGGTCATCATGAAGCTGCCGCTGCGCATCACCTACGACACCGACGTCGAGAAGGTCCGCAAGCACATCAAGCAGCTCGGGCAGATGCTGCTCGACGATCCGGAGCTGGGCCCGAAATTCCTGCAGCCGCTGAAGTCGCAGGGCGTCATCCAGATGGAGGATTCGGCCATGATCCTCCGCGTCAAGTTCATGACCCGGCCGGGCGACCAGTGGGAGATCCGCAAGCGGGTCTTCCAGGAACTGCACGCCCTGTTCCGCCGGGAGGGCATCCGCTTCGCCCACCGCGAGGTGACGGTCCGCTTCGCCGGCGAGGCTACGGCGACCGGCCAAGCCGGGGGTCCCATGGGAGGCATGACCGGAGAAGAGGCACGGAACCTGGCGGCCGGCGCCGTCCTGCACACGCTCGGCGAGGGCGCGCTGGACGCCGACGCCGCGGACGGCCGCCGGTGA
- a CDS encoding aspartate aminotransferase family protein has product MTMINAYAPDSAGTLPERERALIGRRERLLGPAYRLFYADPIHVVRGEGSYLFDADGNRYLDAYNNVASVGHSRPEVVEAMAKQAAVLNTHTRYLTDGILDFAEAFLAEFPAELSHLMLTCTGSEANDLALRVARVHTGGSGVVIAHNAYHGVTSALAEMSPSLGAAVKLGDHVRVVPAPDSYRIPAAEVGAAFARSVEAAIADLRGKGIAPAALLVDTIFSSSGVFTDPAGFLAPAVEAMRKAGGIFIADEVQPGFGRLGTHMWGFARHGLVPDIVTVGKPMGNGHPVAGAIFRPEVIEAFGRSQRYFNTFGGNPVSCAVAHAVLRVIKAERLQENALAVGSQLIDGIRALAGKHDLIGDVRGSGLFIGVEMVRDRKLKTPAPEETARVVNGMRRRRVLISATGQEGHILKIRPPLVFSAADAALFLATLDEVLAGL; this is encoded by the coding sequence ATGACCATGATCAATGCCTACGCGCCCGACTCCGCCGGAACCCTGCCGGAGCGCGAGCGCGCCCTGATCGGCCGCCGCGAGAGGCTGCTCGGTCCGGCCTACCGGCTGTTCTACGCCGACCCGATCCATGTGGTGCGGGGGGAGGGCTCATACCTCTTCGACGCCGACGGCAACCGCTATCTCGACGCCTACAACAACGTCGCCTCGGTCGGCCATTCCCGGCCGGAGGTGGTGGAGGCGATGGCGAAGCAGGCGGCCGTGCTGAACACCCACACGCGCTATCTGACCGACGGCATCCTCGATTTCGCCGAAGCCTTCCTGGCGGAGTTCCCGGCCGAGCTGTCGCACCTGATGCTGACCTGCACGGGCAGCGAGGCCAACGACCTGGCGCTGCGCGTCGCCCGCGTCCACACCGGCGGCTCCGGCGTCGTCATCGCCCACAATGCCTATCACGGCGTCACCTCGGCGCTGGCGGAGATGTCGCCCTCGCTGGGCGCCGCGGTGAAGCTGGGCGACCATGTCCGCGTGGTGCCGGCGCCGGACAGCTACCGCATCCCGGCCGCGGAGGTCGGCGCCGCCTTCGCCCGCTCGGTGGAGGCGGCCATCGCCGACCTGCGCGGGAAGGGCATCGCCCCGGCGGCGCTGCTGGTCGACACCATCTTCTCCAGCAGCGGCGTCTTCACCGATCCGGCCGGCTTCCTCGCCCCGGCGGTGGAGGCGATGCGCAAGGCCGGCGGCATCTTCATCGCCGACGAGGTGCAGCCCGGCTTCGGCCGGCTTGGCACCCACATGTGGGGCTTCGCCCGCCATGGGCTGGTGCCCGACATCGTGACGGTCGGCAAGCCGATGGGCAACGGCCACCCGGTGGCGGGAGCCATCTTCCGGCCGGAGGTGATCGAGGCGTTCGGCCGGAGCCAGCGCTATTTCAACACCTTCGGCGGCAACCCGGTGTCCTGCGCCGTGGCGCATGCCGTGCTGCGCGTCATCAAGGCGGAGCGGTTGCAGGAGAATGCCCTGGCCGTCGGCTCCCAGCTGATCGACGGCATCCGCGCGCTGGCCGGCAAGCATGACCTGATCGGCGACGTGCGCGGCAGCGGCCTGTTCATCGGCGTCGAGATGGTGCGCGACCGCAAGCTGAAGACGCCGGCGCCGGAGGAGACCGCCCGCGTGGTCAACGGGATGCGCCGGCGCCGGGTGCTGATCAGCGCCACCGGGCAGGAGGGGCACATCCTGAAGATCCGCCCGCCGCTGGTGTTCTCCGCCGCCGATGCCGCGCTGTTCCTCGCCACGCTGGACGAGGTGCTGGCGGGGCTGTGA
- a CDS encoding DUF1345 domain-containing protein: protein MRRSLTHLRNRPSLSSALVVALVSGAAAALWFRPSTALLTGWDLGVTVYILMASVVMSRATVTSMRRRARLLDPGKWGVLTGAVLASLVALAAIAVELVSAKGSPHEGLSAGLAAATVLLSWGFLHVFFAQHYAHDYWLNGGPQGESPGERPLDFPGNGSPDYLEFLYFSFTIGMTAQVSDVTTRSAGMRRLVLMHGALSFLFNTAVLALGINLAAGLVG, encoded by the coding sequence ATGCGCCGCAGCCTCACCCATCTCCGCAACCGCCCGTCGCTCTCCAGCGCATTGGTTGTGGCCCTCGTCTCGGGGGCCGCAGCCGCCCTGTGGTTCCGCCCGTCCACCGCCCTGCTGACCGGCTGGGATTTGGGCGTGACCGTCTACATCCTGATGGCAAGCGTCGTGATGAGCCGGGCGACCGTGACGTCGATGCGGCGCCGGGCCCGGCTGCTCGATCCCGGCAAATGGGGCGTGCTGACCGGGGCGGTGCTGGCCTCCCTCGTCGCGCTGGCCGCCATCGCGGTGGAACTGGTGTCGGCCAAGGGCTCTCCCCATGAAGGGCTGTCGGCGGGCCTCGCGGCGGCGACGGTGCTGCTGTCCTGGGGCTTCCTGCACGTCTTCTTCGCCCAGCACTACGCCCACGACTATTGGCTGAACGGCGGGCCGCAAGGAGAAAGCCCGGGGGAGCGGCCGCTGGATTTCCCCGGCAACGGCTCCCCCGACTATCTGGAGTTCCTCTATTTCAGCTTCACCATCGGCATGACGGCGCAGGTGTCCGACGTCACCACCCGCAGCGCCGGCATGCGCCGGCTGGTGCTGATGCACGGCGCGCTGTCCTTCCTGTTCAACACGGCCGTGCTGGCGCTGGGCATCAATCTGGCCGCCGGGCTGGTCGGCTGA
- a CDS encoding acyl-CoA dehydrogenase yields the protein MQSIQWDDAFLLESQLTEDEKLVRDSARAYCQDRLQPRVISSFREERFDREIMSEMGELGLLGPTIPEEYGGPGVSHVAYGLVAREVERVDSGYRSAMSVQSSLVMHPIYAYGSEEQKKKWLPRLATGELVGCFGLTEPDHGSDPGGMKTRATKVDGGYLLSGAKMWITNSPIADLAVVWAKSDAHDNKIKGFVVERGTKGFSTPKIEGKLSLRASVTGEIVLDEAFVPDENLLPNVSGLGGPFGCLNKARYGIAWGVMGAAEFCWHAARQYTLDRKQFGRPLAQTQLVQKKLADMMTEITLGLQAALRVGRMMDDGSWSPEAISLIKRNNCGKALDIARVARDMHGGNGISEEFQVIRHMVNLETVNTYEGTHDVHALILGRAQTGLQAFS from the coding sequence GTGCAGAGCATCCAGTGGGACGACGCCTTCCTCCTTGAGAGCCAGCTGACCGAGGATGAGAAGCTGGTGCGCGACAGCGCCCGCGCCTACTGCCAGGACCGGCTGCAGCCCCGTGTCATCTCCTCCTTCCGTGAGGAGCGCTTCGACCGCGAGATCATGAGCGAGATGGGCGAGCTGGGCCTGCTGGGCCCGACCATCCCGGAGGAATATGGCGGGCCGGGCGTCAGCCACGTCGCCTATGGTCTGGTCGCCCGCGAGGTGGAGCGGGTGGACAGCGGCTATCGCTCCGCCATGTCGGTGCAGTCCTCGCTGGTCATGCACCCGATCTATGCCTATGGCAGCGAGGAGCAGAAGAAGAAGTGGCTGCCGCGGCTGGCCACCGGCGAGCTGGTCGGCTGCTTCGGCCTGACCGAGCCGGACCATGGCTCCGACCCCGGCGGCATGAAGACCCGCGCCACCAAGGTCGACGGCGGCTATCTGCTGTCCGGCGCCAAGATGTGGATCACCAACTCCCCCATCGCCGACCTTGCCGTGGTCTGGGCGAAGTCGGACGCCCATGACAACAAGATCAAGGGCTTCGTGGTGGAGCGCGGGACCAAGGGCTTCTCGACTCCGAAGATCGAGGGCAAGCTGTCGCTGCGCGCCTCTGTCACCGGCGAGATCGTTCTGGACGAGGCCTTCGTCCCCGACGAGAACCTGCTGCCCAACGTCTCGGGCCTCGGCGGTCCGTTCGGCTGCCTGAACAAGGCGCGCTACGGCATCGCCTGGGGCGTGATGGGTGCGGCGGAGTTCTGCTGGCACGCCGCCCGCCAGTACACGCTGGACCGCAAGCAGTTCGGCCGTCCGCTGGCCCAGACCCAGCTGGTCCAGAAGAAGCTGGCCGACATGATGACGGAGATCACGCTGGGGCTGCAGGCTGCCCTGCGGGTCGGCCGCATGATGGACGACGGCAGTTGGTCGCCGGAGGCGATCTCGCTGATCAAGCGCAACAACTGTGGCAAGGCGCTGGACATCGCCCGCGTCGCCCGCGACATGCATGGCGGCAACGGCATCTCCGAGGAATTCCAGGTCATCCGCCACATGGTGAACCTGGAGACGGTGAACACCTACGAAGGCACCCACGACGTCCACGCCCTGATCCTGGGCCGGGCGCAGACGGGCCTGCAGGCCTTCTCGTAA
- a CDS encoding VTT domain-containing protein: MGASLVSVGTVSIGVTAITLLCGIVVGDLFIYVLGLLSLRVSWIRRRTDGPMLERCRMALQKNLLPTLVTCRIVPGVLFPTYFACGVMRVPFLRFIVITLVTAGVHVGLLLTLMTSSLEAAAVQVQVIGIGCAALLVLLRTRRAQSIARALFGRLRARVEPLLPRGLRDALHRNPTPRAITLPGLPVVPAGAPTIGWAERIPPLLFYIPLVVQWFALGIRHRSLSLPTAANPSIEAGGLLGESKIACMDLIGPGARQWAARSVALVNRPSLTPAALDRLASGAGLSFPLVAKPDIGWRGIGVRLVRDSADLCAYLAGFPAEARLILQEHVPYAGEAGIFYVRKPGERHGRIFSMTFRYYPHVVGDGRSTLRELIAADPRASWKADLHHEALADRLDEVPAEGRTVRLSLVGSSRVGGLYKDACGHVTATLTARFDEIADQMPGFHFGRFDVRFASVERLAVGEDFRIIEVNGAGAEAIHMWDPEFRLGDAYATLFHQQALMFEVADACRAQGAKPLTAWELISYQRRQQTLLPLYPASN, from the coding sequence GTGGGGGCCAGCCTGGTCAGCGTCGGCACCGTCAGCATCGGCGTGACCGCCATCACGCTGCTGTGCGGGATTGTTGTCGGCGATCTGTTCATTTACGTCCTCGGACTGTTGTCCCTGCGGGTCAGTTGGATCCGGCGCCGGACCGATGGCCCAATGCTTGAGCGGTGCCGCATGGCATTGCAGAAGAACCTGCTGCCGACCCTGGTGACTTGCCGGATCGTCCCCGGCGTCCTGTTCCCCACCTACTTCGCCTGCGGCGTGATGCGGGTGCCGTTCCTGCGCTTCATCGTCATCACGCTGGTGACGGCAGGGGTCCATGTCGGGCTTCTGCTGACGCTGATGACCTCGTCGCTGGAGGCGGCGGCGGTGCAGGTGCAGGTGATCGGCATCGGCTGCGCCGCCCTGCTGGTGCTTCTGCGCACGCGGCGCGCCCAGTCCATCGCCCGCGCGCTGTTCGGCCGCCTCCGGGCCAGGGTCGAACCGCTGCTTCCCCGCGGCCTGCGCGACGCCCTGCACCGCAATCCGACCCCGCGCGCCATCACCCTGCCCGGCCTGCCGGTGGTCCCGGCCGGCGCCCCCACCATCGGCTGGGCGGAGCGCATTCCGCCGCTGCTGTTCTACATCCCGCTGGTGGTCCAGTGGTTCGCGCTGGGCATCCGCCACCGCAGTCTGAGCCTGCCGACCGCCGCCAACCCGTCGATCGAGGCCGGCGGGCTGCTGGGCGAGTCGAAGATCGCCTGCATGGATCTGATCGGTCCGGGGGCGCGGCAATGGGCCGCAAGGTCCGTGGCGCTGGTCAACCGGCCGTCGCTGACCCCGGCGGCGCTCGACCGGCTGGCGTCCGGCGCCGGCCTGTCCTTCCCGCTGGTCGCCAAGCCGGACATCGGCTGGCGCGGCATCGGCGTGCGGCTGGTGCGCGATTCCGCCGACCTGTGCGCCTATCTCGCCGGCTTCCCGGCCGAGGCGCGGCTGATCCTGCAGGAACATGTGCCCTATGCCGGCGAGGCCGGGATCTTCTATGTCCGCAAGCCGGGCGAGCGGCACGGCCGCATCTTCTCCATGACCTTCCGCTATTACCCCCATGTGGTGGGCGATGGCCGGTCCACCCTGCGCGAGTTGATCGCCGCCGACCCGCGCGCCTCCTGGAAGGCAGACCTCCACCACGAGGCGCTGGCCGACCGGCTGGACGAGGTGCCGGCGGAAGGCCGGACGGTGCGGCTGTCGCTGGTCGGCAGCAGCCGGGTCGGCGGGCTCTACAAGGATGCCTGCGGCCATGTCACCGCGACGCTGACCGCGCGCTTCGACGAGATCGCCGACCAGATGCCGGGCTTCCATTTCGGCCGCTTCGACGTGCGCTTCGCCTCGGTGGAACGGTTGGCGGTGGGCGAGGATTTCCGCATCATCGAGGTGAACGGGGCGGGCGCCGAGGCCATCCACATGTGGGATCCGGAATTCCGGCTGGGCGATGCCTACGCCACCCTGTTCCACCAGCAGGCCCTGATGTTCGAGGTCGCCGACGCCTGCCGGGCGCAGGGCGCCAAACCGCTGACGGCCTGGGAGCTGATCAGCTACCAGCGCCGCCAGCAGACCTTGCTTCCGCTCTATCCCGCCTCCAACTGA